From the Oncorhynchus nerka isolate Pitt River linkage group LG28, Oner_Uvic_2.0, whole genome shotgun sequence genome, one window contains:
- the LOC115113290 gene encoding nuclear factor NF-kappa-B p100 subunit — protein sequence MSGALRMDEAQYSMKMIENELMMNLSYEFMPPVDVKIEPYVPETAHGPYIQIIEEPKQRGFRFRYECEGPSHGGLPGASSERNRRTYPTVKVSNYVGIARVEVQLVTHSDPPQVHAHSLVGRQCCTESGICSMDVGPNDLTAQFSNLGILHVTKRGVGEVLCKRLRDEKRRQGGQHYHFTDAEEQAIGREAKELGKIMDLNIVRLKFTAYLQDSNGGFSRALKPVVSNPIYDSKSPNASNLKISRMDKTSGSVLGGDEIFLLCDKVQKDDIEIRFYEEDDGSWEAFGDFSPTDVHKQYAIVFKTPPYHSAEIERQVTVFLQLKRKKGGDCSDPKQFTYVPRVQDKEEVQRKKQKSFSYNDQWRGAGGAGRGAGGFGGGAGGGSGFQFNQQMNGTGWMGGGFSGFGGGGAQMSGTTAQAEGTQQQQAGGMAGQTPGQTSSPLQQQLFQIAATLQSRATQMSKKTAGALLQYCTTGDVRVLLAMQRHLCGVQDKNGDTPLHLAIIHQQSAVTQQLVHTLLTIQQHKVLNKLNHLGQTPLHLAVITRQVKVVDVLLRAGADPTLLDRDGRTALHLAALAGDDVTLRVLLGHLGERYLHLVNMADYHGLHPLHLAVCKGGERCLRLLVEGGAKINAPEQKSGCSALHLAVRENYFKVACTLITELKADVNMCTFGGNTPLHLAASRSSPPLCSMLIAAGADKNLENDEPLFFSSSSSDEEQEDGPVRDFREPAIQPLPNTTPLSEGDQVNPRKRSATGHTPFDLAKCHKVRNLLDTRQSPKPSQQSSKKPKPSSMEERGQLDSETLSKLCELLSLNDVPWRQLAEKLNMLSLAHLYQESPLPCHNLLENYQLGGGPVEGLVEALQSLGLTEGVRLLRQAELREDKQNTDQTVDSGFASQPMEEEMEEPAVANQ from the exons ATGTCTGGAGCACTGAG AATGGATGAAGCTCAGTACAGCATGAAAATGATTGAAAATGAG CTGATGATGAATTTGTCCTATGAGTTCATGCCCCCTGTGGATGTCAAGATCGAGCCCTATGTACCGGAGACCG CTCATGGACCCTACATTCAGATCATCGAGGAGCCCAAACAG AGAGGCTTCAGATTCCGCTATGAGTGTGAGGGTCCGTCCCACGGTGGGCTCCCAGGGGCCTCAAGCGAGAGGAACAGGAGGACCTATCCAACTGTCAAG GTGTCTAACTATGTGGGGATTGCCAGGGTGGAGGTGCAGCTAGTGACCCACTCAGACCCCCCCCAGGTCCACGCTCACAGTCTGGTGGGGAGGCAGTGCTGCACGGAGAGTGGCATATGCAGTATGGATGTGGGCCCAAACGACCTCACAGCACA gttcaGTAACCTGGGCATCCTTCATGTCActaagagaggggtgggggaagtGTTGTGCAAGAGACTaagagatgagaagaggaggCAAGGGGGGCAGCACTATCATTTTACTG ATGCAGAGGAACAAGCCATAGGGAGAGAAGCCAAGGAGCTTGGGAAGATCATGGACCTGAACATAGTGAGGTTAAAGTTCACGGCCTACCTCCAGGACAGTAACGGCGGGTTCTCTAGGGCCCTGAAGCCGGTGGTCTCCAACCCCATCTATGACAGCA AGTCACCCAATGCCTCGAACCTGAAGATCTCCCGTATGGATAAGACCAGTGGGTCTGTGCTGGGAGGAGATGAGATCTTCCTACTGTGTGACAAAGTACAGAAAG ATGACATTGAGATCCGTTTTTATGAAGAGGATGATGGAAGCTGGGAGGCCTTTGGTGATTTCTCTCCAACTGATGTCCACAAGCAG TACGCCATTGTGTTTAAGACCCCGCCGTACCACAGCGCCGAGATCGAGCGTCAAGTCACTGTATTCCTCCAGTTGAAAAGGAAGAAAGGCGGCGACTGCAGCGACCCCAAGCAGTTTACCTACGTTCCCCGAGTTCAAG aTAAAGAGGAGGTGCAGCGTAAAAAGCAGAAGTCCTTCTCCTATAATGACCAATGGAGAGGAgctgggggtgcagggagagggGCCGGAGGATTCGGAGGCGGAGCAGGTGGTGGTAGCG GCTTCCAGTTTAACCAGCAGATGAATGGAACGGGGTGGATGGGGGGTGGATTCTCTGGTTTTGGGGGCGGTGGAGCCCAGATGTCAGGCACCACTGCCCAGGCTGAGGGGACCCAGCAGCAACAGGCAGGAGGGATGGCCGGACAGACGCCAGGACAGACATCCTCACCACTACAACAGCAGCTCTTCCAGATTG CTGCCACTCTCCAGAGCAGGGCCACTCAGATGAGCAAGAAGACAGCTGGGGCTCTACTACAGTACTGCACCACTGGGGACGTCCGGGTCCTTCTGGCAATGCAGAGACACCTATGTGGGGTCCAGGATAAAAACGGAGACAC GCCTTTGCACCTGGCCATCATTCACCAGCAGTCAGCTGTGACCCAGCAGCTGGTTCATACACTCCTCACCATCCAGCAACACAAAGTCCTCAACAAGCTCAACCACCTCGGCCAG actccTCTTCATCTGGCGGTGATCACCAGGCAGGTTAAGGTGGTGGATGTTCTCCTCCGGGCCGGAGCAGACCCCACCCTGCTGGACCGGGACGGCCGGACCGCCCTGCACCTGGCAGCGCTGGCCGGGGACGACGTCACACTCCGGGTCCTGCTGGGCCACCTAGGAGAACGCTACCTCCACCTGGTCAACATGGCCGACTATCATG gtctccatcctctccacctggctgTTTGTAAGGGAGGAGAGCGCTGTCTGCGTCTGCTGGTGGAGGGCGGGGCTAAGATCAACGCCCCGGAGCAGAAGAGTGGATGCTCCGCCCTCCACCTGGCTGTTAGAGAGAACTACTTCAAAGTGGCCTGCACTCTCATCACAGAG CTGAAAGCAGATGTAAACATGTGTACGTTTGGAGGGAACACTCCTCTCCATCTGGCCGCCAGTCGCAGCTCCCCCCCCCTCTGCTCCATGCTCATTGCTGCAG GAGCCGACAAGAATCTGGAGAACGACGAGCCGCTCTTCTTCAGCTCCTCCTCGTCAGATGAGGAGCAAGAGGATGGACCAGTAAGAGATTTCAGAGAGCCGGCGATCCAACCGCTACCGAACACAACACCACTTTCAGAGGGAGATCAAGTCAACCCTCGTAAGAGGTCAGCAACAGGACATACACCCTTTGACCTGGCTAAATGTCATAAG GTGAGAAACCTTCTAGACACCAGACAGAGTCCCAAGCCCAGTCAACAATCAAGTAAAAAGCCTAAACCGAGCAGCATGGAAG AAAGAGGGCAGCTAGACAGTGAGACGCTAAGTAAGCTGTGTGAGCTCCTCAGTCTGAACGATGTGCCCTGGAGACAGCTGGCAGAGAAACTCAACATGCTCTCACTGGCACACCTATATCAGGAGAGTCCCTTGCCCTGTCACAACTTGCTGGAGAATTACCAG ttgggtGGCGGTCCAGTGGAAGGCCTGGTGGAAGCTCTACAGTCTCTGGGTCTGACTGAAGGAGTGAGACTGCTGAGACAGGCTGAGCTGAGAGAGGACAAACAGAACACAG atcagacagtggacagtggcttTGCTAGTCAGCcaatggaggaggagatggaggagccaGCCGTGGCCAACCAGTGA